In a genomic window of Muntiacus reevesi chromosome 1, mMunRee1.1, whole genome shotgun sequence:
- the LOC136162629 gene encoding olfactory receptor 6C1 — protein sequence MRNHTERVEFILLGLSDDPQLQVVIFVFLLITYMLSITGNLTIITLTLLDAHLQTPMYFFLRNFSILEVSFTTVSIPKFLATIITGDKTISFNDCIAQLFFFILLGVTEFYLLAAMSYDRYIAICKPLHYMTIMNHRVCILLVFSSWLVSFLIIFPALMLLLNLDYCRSNIIDHFTCDYFPLLQLSCSDTNFLEMMGFSCAVFTLMFTLALIILSYTYIIRTILRIPSTSQRTKAFSTCSSHMIVISISYGSCIFMYIKPSARDRVSLSKGVAVLNTSVAPMLNPFIYSLRNQQVKQAFLDMARKTTFQKETK from the coding sequence ATGAGGAACCATACAGAAAGAGTAGAGTTTATCCTCCTGGGACTGTCAGATGACCCACAACTTCAGGTTGTGATCTTTGTCTTTCTGCTCATCACCTACATGCTCAGCATCACTGGGAACCTGACCATTATCACCCTGACCCTGCTGGATGCCCACCTCCAAacacccatgtatttcttcctcagaAATTTCTCCATCTTAGAAGTATCATTCACAACTGTCAGTATACCCAAGTTCCTGGCCACCATTATTACGGGAGATAAAACCATTTCTTTTAATGATTGCAttgctcagttattttttttcattctcttgggaGTCACTGAGTTTTACCTTCTGGCTGCCATGTCCTATGACCGCTACATTGCCATCTGCAAACCCCTGCATTACATGACCATCATGAATCACAGAGTCTGCATACTGCTTGTCTTCTCTTCCTGGCTAGTTTCATTCTTAATCATATTCCCTGCACTCATGTTGCTCTTAAACCTTGATTACTGTAGGTCTAATATTATTGACCATTTTACCTGtgattattttcctttgcttcaaCTGTCTTGTTCAGACACAAACTTCCTCGAAATGATGGGATTTTCCTGTGCTGTGTTTACTCTAATGTTCACTTTAGCATTAATAATTCTGTCCTATACATACATCATCAGAACAATTTTAAGAATTCCTTCTACTAGTCAGAGGACAAAGGCCTTTTCCACATgttcttcccacatgattgtcatcTCCATCTCTTATGGCAGCtgcatttttatgtatattaaacCCTCAGCACGGGATAGGGTATCTTTGAGCAAGGGAGTGGCTGTGCTAAACACCTCAGTAGCCCCCATGCTCAACCCCTTCATTTACAGCCTACGGAATCAGCAAGTCAAGCAAGCCTTCCTGGACATGGCAAGAAAGACTACTTTTCAGAAGGAAACTAAATGA
- the LOC136158960 gene encoding olfactory receptor 6C3-like, whose amino-acid sequence MRNHTMLTEFVLLGISDNPELQVVIFIFLFLAYVLSVAGNLTIIILTLTDCHLKTPMYYFLRNFSFLEITFTSVSIPRFLGAIITKVKAISYNNCLTQLFFFIFMGVSEFFLLTAMSYDRYVAICKPLHYTTIMNKKICLLLVFSSWLGGFLTIFPPLMLILQLDFCASNIIDHFSCDYFPILQLSCSDTWLLEMIGFYFAFMTLLFALALVILSYICIISTILKIPLATQRKKAFSTCSSHMIVISISYGSCIFMYVKPSAKERASLTKGVAILNTSIAPMLNPFIYTLRNEQVKQAFQNLVHKVIFSRNK is encoded by the coding sequence ATGAGAAACCACACAATGCTGACAGAATTCGTCCTCTTGGGCATATCAGACAACCCAGAGCTTCAGgttgtcatttttatctttttatttctggctTATGTATTGAGTGTAGCTGGAAACCTAACCATCATCATCCTCACTTTAACAGACTGTCATCTAAAGACTCCGATGTATTATTTCCTCCGGAATTTCTCCTTCTTAGAGATTACATTCACCAGTGTTTCTATCCCCAGGTTTTTGGGTGCAATCATTACTAAAGTCAAGGCTATTTCCTATAACAATTGTTTGActcaattatttttcttcatcttcatgGGTGTGTCTGAGTTTTTCCTTCTCACTGCCATGTCTTATGATCGGTATgttgccatctgcaagcctctccATTACACCACCATCATGAACAAGAAAATCTGCCTCTTGCTGGTCTTTAGTTCATGGCTAGGGGGATTTCTTACCATTTTTCCACCACTCATGCTTATCCTTCAGCTAGATTTCTGTGCTTCCAACATAATTGATCACTTCTCTTGTGATTACTTTCCCATTTTGCAACTCTCATGCTCAGATACGTGGCTTTTAGAGATGATTGGCTTTTACTTTGCTTTTATGACTCTGCTCTTCGCACTGGCATTAGTGATTCTATCTTACATATGCATTATTAGCACCATTTTGAAAATACCATTGGCTACTCAGAGGAAAAAGGCTTTCTCCACATGTTCCTCTCACATGATTGTCATTTCCATTTCCTATGGAAGCTGTATATTCATGTATGTCAAGCCTTCAGCGAAAGAAAGAGCTTCATTGACCAAAGGAGTAGCTATTCTCAACACTTCAATTGCCCCCATGTTAAATCCTTTTATTTATACCTTGAGGAACGAGCAAGTAAAACAAGCTTTCCAAAACTTGGTTCATAAAGTGatattttctagaaataaatga